One Styela clava chromosome 4, kaStyClav1.hap1.2, whole genome shotgun sequence genomic window, GTTCATATTGTGTACAACACAagcaatacaaaaacaattttcatataatttttataatctataatttaatatatttataatggCATTTTTTTACAACTTTTTTTTAACAAGTGAGTACATTTATTAGCTTAATCTTCCCCGACATTTAAAAACGGGCATCATCTTTCGGGTGTAAAATCTAGTTAGTTAGTACCTGATTGGATACAATAATTCGATTAATGTTTACACGCTATATTAATTTTACCTGCTATTATAAAAATCCAACCAGTGATTGTTCGATATTTTCTTTTATTCTCATCAGTCATGTTGCTGATATTAGAGCAATCACTACTTAAACCTCCGATCAAAAGTCCAGCGGCTGTGAGTATAACAGCTATTATTTCTGAAGCTCGTGAAAGCTGTGTTCGAGCTGAAAACACACAAAGAGTTTACAGAAAACCTGCGATAAcatattaattttcaaaattgccgATCAACCTACACTTATAAGTGAAAGAAACAATTACCTGGAATATCGAGATCCAATGGGGTTTCTGACAAGTTTGGGTCACATATCCATTCACCAGCTGCCGTAATAGTACATCCTTTATACAATCCATAACAAATATCGTAAGGTTGTACATTGAGATCGGCGCTAGTTTTCTTCCAACACGGATCTACTTGAGCCCACAAAAATCCTGCACAACCCATAAATGCGCATAGTAAACCTACTTCTTGAAACATAGCGAGTATATAATCTGAACAATTCTAAGAAAGAATTTAGTTTCAAATTCTTATATTTACTCGATGCTATTTTCATTTATAGCAATACACAATATACAGTTAGATACGCATTTAATATGACTCGCATAAAATAAAGTTCGATAATTCTGGATCAGGAACTCCGAGGTCACAAGCGTAGTGAAACATTATCGAATTGAAGGCAAGtcagtcaaaatattttttgtgactggCTGAGAAATGTTAAGCTTTTTCAAGCGATCTATATTAATTATACCTTAATGTTGAATTCGTATTTCAAAATCACCTTACCAATAAAGGATGCCATGATAATTTCGAACAAATTACAACTATTGTCTCCCAATGAAACAGCATAAGATTCTAACCAGGTCTCTAATATTCACCTGAGAGATTTGTCTGACTTCGTAAcgaagaagaaagaaaattcGAATATGTTCTACATCGCCCTTACCAAATGAAGTTTTATCATCACCTAGTGACTTTACGAATGCATTTTCACGAGTTTGAACATTTGAATGCACAGAAAGCGCAGTTCCATTTTTTCCTGCGGGATTACTTGTTCTGTTAAAATAAAGTAGTATTTGACACGAAATGTAGGCTGCAgatatatggatcgttttgctaatttgttattgttgGCGTAGGAAAAATCTTCATTCATGTTTCTTTGCGACTAATAAACCAttcgattttaaattttcagtaagTGAAGATTGTTGAAATCACTAGAAGgctgttacgtttatttttttcaacttgtaCAATGGGCCCAGATATTGCAACATACATTTCGTTGATTTTATTCCGTCACGCTTGACAGCCTCCGTCATTATTGTCCGCCGATCCATCCGTTCTGTGAAATAACATCCCACCAAACTGTTTCCCTGACAATATTGCTATGAATTGTTTCTTTTTAATGCAAATGGCGATAAACATTCAAAGATTTATTATATTGACTGCCTTGGTGAAGATATACAGAACCTAAGATAAGGCTATAAATCATTATTAAAAAGTGTTTTAATGCGTATACGTACAGAAGGTGGGATAAATCTTAGGAGTAGAAAATGCCTGCCATTTGAAATTTACAATTATGTACAAAATAGTGGTTTTAAGCACAATAtattgtagcgaatgtgcattgtgtaactatgaattataatgtatttaaccctttcattttaatagtgtgttccatttcccacaataggtcattttattgtagcaacactgaata contains:
- the LOC120326994 gene encoding claudin-4-like — encoded protein: MFQEVGLLCAFMGCAGFLWAQVDPCWKKTSADLNVQPYDICYGLYKGCTITAAGEWICDPNLSETPLDLDIPARTQLSRASEIIAVILTAAGLLIGGLSSDCSNISNMTDENKRKYRTITGWIFIIAAIMPAGAAAWWTRAIVMERYWYKYTGTPGLQFTINRAIYITFGAAFLNIVAGLCFTVLSDNGCCNSSPKEDTRYNYQPPKEMKPHRTPSAVEYV